A window of Haliscomenobacter hydrossis DSM 1100 contains these coding sequences:
- a CDS encoding DUF418 domain-containing protein, whose protein sequence is MTIQSTLQPTAKSERISALDTLRGISLFGILLMNIINFGLYKAYFDPTNSGGATGWNLTAWWMNTLFFEGTMRGMFSMLFGAGILLFTGRSSENQQGSAVTDLFFRRLWWMLIFGIIHCYLLLWEGDILYCYALVGMFAFSFRHLAPKQLITGTVVILLLATAWSLKDYFQVKNTYEASAAASLKQEKGQTLTEKETAAIEKWAAKVKEAKANPKDLKKEMAARSKGYWSIVMHKAPENMAAETFFVYRYNFLDTLAMMLWGMAFFKMGILRALKSRRFYLWMALIGYGIGIPVNYYEGWLQVSHNFALESIYQSWLTYDLGRVATTCGHVALIMLFVKSGILPFLQKALAAVGQMAFTNYVSHSIICNFIFLGYGFSMYGKLQRYELYYIVAGIWILQLIVSPIWLKYYRFGPLEWVWRSLTYWKIQPFSKVPLISDEK, encoded by the coding sequence ATGACCATCCAAAGCACCCTTCAACCTACGGCAAAGTCTGAGCGGATTTCTGCACTGGACACCTTGAGAGGCATTTCCCTCTTTGGCATTTTATTAATGAACATCATCAATTTCGGTTTATACAAAGCCTATTTCGACCCGACCAATAGCGGCGGAGCCACGGGTTGGAATCTCACGGCGTGGTGGATGAATACGCTCTTTTTTGAAGGCACCATGCGCGGGATGTTTTCTATGTTGTTTGGAGCGGGGATTCTATTGTTTACAGGCCGTTCGTCCGAAAACCAACAAGGCAGCGCTGTAACTGACCTTTTTTTCCGCCGCTTGTGGTGGATGCTGATTTTTGGTATCATTCATTGTTATCTGCTGCTCTGGGAAGGCGATATATTGTATTGCTACGCACTGGTGGGTATGTTTGCTTTCAGCTTCAGGCACCTGGCACCTAAACAGCTGATCACTGGCACTGTTGTAATCCTGCTCCTGGCCACTGCATGGAGCCTCAAAGATTATTTTCAGGTAAAAAACACTTATGAGGCCTCCGCTGCCGCGAGTTTAAAGCAAGAAAAAGGACAAACCTTAACGGAAAAAGAAACAGCAGCCATTGAAAAATGGGCGGCGAAAGTCAAAGAAGCGAAAGCCAACCCCAAGGACTTGAAAAAAGAGATGGCCGCAAGGAGCAAGGGTTATTGGAGCATTGTGATGCACAAAGCCCCGGAGAATATGGCCGCAGAAACCTTTTTTGTGTACCGATACAATTTTCTGGATACCCTTGCCATGATGCTATGGGGAATGGCCTTTTTCAAAATGGGCATACTTAGAGCACTTAAATCAAGGCGATTCTATTTATGGATGGCTTTAATCGGTTATGGCATCGGCATTCCCGTCAATTATTATGAGGGCTGGCTACAGGTATCCCATAACTTCGCCCTTGAATCAATTTATCAATCCTGGTTGACTTACGATTTGGGTAGGGTCGCTACCACTTGTGGACATGTTGCACTCATCATGCTGTTTGTCAAATCCGGTATTTTACCCTTTTTACAGAAAGCCCTGGCTGCTGTCGGGCAAATGGCCTTTACCAATTACGTCTCCCATTCGATTATCTGCAATTTCATTTTCCTGGGTTATGGTTTTTCGATGTACGGCAAATTGCAGCGCTACGAGTTGTATTACATCGTTGCTGGCATCTGGATTTTACAATTGATTGTCAGCCCAATATGGTTGAAATATTACCGTTTTGGTCCCTTGGAATGGGTGTGGCGGAGTTTGACGTATTGGAAAATACAACCTTTTTCAAAAGTGCCACTTATTTCAGATGAAAAATAA
- a CDS encoding tetratricopeptide repeat protein: protein MKKVIHKITIICLFILTNPGFGQAQTQDNLLFHCPPLSKGTTPPTPRAHTIADSLAKEALIPLDAETEARIAKVNSRSRQSTKSDSARVRAFFELLGSVHGSLHRYAGIPSQDKLEKALADLHQALLLNPDLVAAIHSIALIAARGGHDYACAEALYLRALKIEPANAIIHFDYAELLAYQGKFEAAFRYAETAMALADQPSKDLYQWRVMRMHYMAKNYDWVINQCDQHIEKTDQEDFWNNGWPAYYYKGLALAEQEKFDQALEAENLTYAFLSTDGFNLASSARAYAMAGDTAVAKRVLAAVLEPNFEWMPYEIATAYEALGDFDNTFLWLNIAADEGDEWLRWLNLDPRWKRIRSDPRFKKVQVRAGG from the coding sequence ATGAAAAAAGTAATTCATAAAATCACCATAATCTGTCTCTTTATCCTGACAAACCCAGGATTCGGGCAGGCCCAAACCCAGGACAATCTTTTGTTCCATTGCCCGCCCTTGTCAAAAGGCACAACGCCCCCCACTCCACGTGCCCATACCATCGCCGATTCTCTGGCGAAGGAAGCACTGATCCCCTTGGATGCGGAAACCGAAGCCCGGATTGCCAAGGTTAACTCCCGGTCTCGACAGTCAACAAAATCAGATTCCGCCAGGGTGAGGGCTTTTTTTGAGCTGCTGGGCTCGGTGCATGGTTCCTTGCACCGCTATGCCGGGATACCTTCACAAGATAAGTTGGAAAAAGCTTTGGCAGATTTGCACCAGGCTTTGTTGCTGAATCCGGATTTGGTAGCAGCGATCCATTCCATCGCACTGATCGCTGCCCGGGGCGGACACGACTATGCCTGCGCCGAAGCCCTGTATTTGCGGGCCCTAAAAATTGAGCCAGCCAACGCAATCATCCATTTCGATTACGCTGAATTATTGGCTTATCAGGGGAAATTCGAAGCGGCTTTTCGTTATGCCGAAACAGCCATGGCCCTCGCCGACCAGCCGAGCAAAGACCTCTATCAATGGAGGGTAATGCGGATGCACTACATGGCCAAAAACTACGATTGGGTGATCAATCAATGTGATCAGCACATCGAAAAAACAGACCAGGAAGACTTCTGGAACAATGGCTGGCCCGCCTATTATTACAAAGGGCTGGCCCTGGCAGAACAGGAAAAATTTGACCAGGCTTTGGAAGCAGAAAATTTGACCTATGCGTTTTTGAGCACGGATGGATTCAACCTGGCCAGCTCGGCACGCGCTTACGCTATGGCCGGTGATACCGCAGTCGCCAAGCGGGTGCTGGCTGCTGTTTTGGAGCCAAACTTTGAGTGGATGCCCTACGAAATAGCCACGGCTTACGAAGCGCTCGGCGATTTTGACAATACTTTTCTATGGCTAAATATCGCAGCGGACGAAGGGGATGAATGGCTCCGCTGGCTCAACCTCGACCCTCGCTGGAAACGCATCCGGAGTGACCCGAGGTTTAAGAAAGTTCAAGTTCGGGCGGGCGGGTAG
- a CDS encoding agmatine deiminase family protein — translation MNSKGLFLLLLCLLTACSNHSAAQKEDTEANYYTQGNTNRTAAEWEPAKGTLVAWPLALPHKLLVELAKDNHLYTLVENDSIKKEAQKWYAQWGIEASQNTFVYVPRGIDFWWVRDWGPSAIFTPDGKMKLADANCLYVPPRAKSGCSDSLYSLFSDTPHEVLKSAIDDATILPLGKGLDLDVLNLPFINTGGNFMTDGLGTAFSTCILPSENKFHQTPEAQYFKLNKELQGITNYHIVSNFEKLGIQHIDCFMKLLDEERILVAEPPADHELYPVYENIVQNELKKLKTVYGRPYEILRLKTDRYEGEQLAAYSNSIIVNKTIYVPLFQIKADRVALQTWRKVMPGYTVKGFEFALKDEPFLAPGMKEQYSSGYGWKSGDALHCRTRAVWDKEMLFISVKRVDKVVDAEHRNIVYTTIIDYSKKGLVKDKAQLFWRAEGETNWRSAALNPSENPTHFFYEIPYHQKGANIEYYIVAESKSGRKETQPRTAPVGTYHFKIE, via the coding sequence ATGAACTCAAAAGGCCTATTTCTGCTGTTGCTCTGCCTGCTCACTGCTTGTTCCAATCATTCAGCCGCTCAAAAAGAGGATACTGAGGCCAATTACTACACCCAGGGCAATACCAACCGCACCGCCGCTGAATGGGAACCCGCGAAAGGAACATTGGTAGCGTGGCCTTTGGCTTTGCCCCACAAATTGCTCGTAGAGTTGGCCAAAGACAATCACCTCTACACCTTGGTTGAAAATGATTCCATCAAAAAAGAAGCTCAAAAATGGTACGCCCAATGGGGCATTGAGGCTTCCCAAAATACATTTGTGTATGTACCCCGGGGAATCGACTTTTGGTGGGTAAGAGATTGGGGCCCAAGTGCAATATTCACCCCAGATGGCAAAATGAAACTCGCAGATGCCAATTGTCTTTATGTCCCGCCCAGAGCCAAATCGGGTTGTAGCGATAGCTTGTATTCTTTGTTCTCCGATACACCACATGAAGTCTTGAAATCGGCAATAGATGATGCAACGATCTTGCCATTGGGAAAAGGCTTGGACTTGGATGTATTGAACCTGCCATTCATCAATACGGGTGGCAATTTTATGACTGATGGCTTGGGTACGGCTTTTTCGACTTGCATTTTACCCAGCGAAAACAAATTCCACCAGACACCCGAAGCCCAGTATTTCAAACTCAACAAAGAGTTGCAGGGAATCACCAACTACCATATTGTTTCCAATTTTGAAAAGCTGGGCATTCAACATATTGACTGCTTCATGAAATTGTTGGATGAAGAACGAATACTGGTAGCCGAGCCGCCTGCGGACCATGAGTTATATCCCGTTTATGAGAACATCGTTCAGAATGAGTTAAAAAAGTTAAAAACGGTATATGGTCGCCCTTACGAAATTTTGAGGTTAAAAACAGACCGATACGAGGGTGAGCAATTGGCGGCGTATTCCAATTCCATCATTGTCAATAAAACCATTTACGTTCCGCTGTTCCAAATTAAAGCCGATCGTGTTGCCCTGCAAACCTGGCGAAAGGTAATGCCTGGTTATACCGTAAAAGGTTTTGAGTTTGCCTTGAAGGACGAGCCGTTCCTTGCCCCAGGCATGAAAGAACAATATTCATCGGGCTATGGCTGGAAAAGTGGTGATGCCTTACATTGCCGCACCAGGGCAGTTTGGGATAAGGAAATGCTTTTTATCAGTGTCAAAAGAGTAGATAAGGTGGTGGACGCAGAACATCGGAACATCGTTTACACCACCATCATCGATTACAGCAAAAAAGGATTGGTAAAAGACAAAGCTCAATTGTTTTGGAGGGCTGAGGGAGAAACGAATTGGAGAAGTGCTGCGCTCAACCCAAGCGAAAATCCAACCCATTTTTTCTACGAAATCCCTTATCATCAAAAAGGAGCGAATATTGAGTATTACATCGTTGCCGAATCAAAATCGGGCAGAAAGGAAACGCAGCCACGGACAGCCCCTGTGGGAACCTATCATTTTAAAATAGAATAG
- a CDS encoding C45 family autoproteolytic acyltransferase/hydolase encodes MKNTIFLLCCLFCATLLQNVGAQSAANPNPPQRRLREVSFHGSGYARGLQHGQQLKKEIGEIVAKWKKSVESELNKPADQVVVDFFAYARFDEAIKKWTPDLYEEVRGIADGSGQAFNDIMVHNLLDEFWVWQDARDKHHCSGIGVPARDGNPGYIAQNMDLEGYTDGYQVLMRLAKTKKTPEQLILTYPGLIALNGLNEAGIGACMNTLMQLKANATGLPVAFVVRRILNSTDKDEILRFIQSVPHASGQNYIIGIKGEVYDFEASCNKVVRFDPQNANGTVYHTNHPVANDDLKDWYKEPEKGNSAIRLASVQGHIATLPNAKDADIKAALRAKDDPGNPVCRTFNRWGGTFGSVVMTLTGNPKLQITAGPPDESEYKEVQFSKSQRKTE; translated from the coding sequence ATGAAAAACACCATCTTCCTCCTCTGCTGCCTGTTTTGTGCAACGCTGCTCCAAAATGTAGGAGCGCAATCCGCAGCGAACCCTAATCCGCCTCAGCGCCGCCTTCGTGAAGTCAGCTTCCACGGCAGCGGCTACGCACGCGGCCTGCAACACGGCCAACAATTGAAAAAAGAAATCGGCGAAATTGTCGCCAAATGGAAAAAAAGCGTAGAAAGTGAGTTGAACAAACCAGCCGATCAGGTGGTGGTGGATTTTTTTGCTTACGCCCGCTTCGATGAAGCCATCAAAAAATGGACGCCCGATCTGTATGAAGAGGTGCGCGGCATCGCCGACGGTTCGGGGCAGGCCTTCAACGACATTATGGTGCACAACCTGCTCGACGAATTTTGGGTCTGGCAGGATGCCCGCGACAAGCACCATTGCAGCGGCATCGGCGTTCCTGCCCGCGACGGCAACCCCGGCTACATCGCCCAAAACATGGACTTGGAAGGCTACACCGACGGCTATCAGGTCTTGATGCGCCTAGCAAAAACCAAAAAAACGCCCGAACAACTCATCCTCACCTATCCCGGCCTTATCGCCCTCAATGGCCTGAACGAAGCGGGCATCGGTGCCTGCATGAACACCCTGATGCAACTCAAAGCCAACGCCACGGGCCTGCCCGTCGCTTTCGTCGTGCGACGCATCCTCAACAGCACCGACAAAGACGAGATATTGCGCTTCATCCAAAGCGTACCCCATGCCTCGGGGCAGAACTACATCATCGGGATCAAGGGTGAGGTCTATGACTTTGAAGCGTCTTGCAACAAAGTCGTGCGTTTTGACCCTCAAAATGCCAACGGCACGGTGTACCACACCAACCACCCCGTCGCCAACGACGACCTGAAGGACTGGTACAAGGAGCCGGAAAAAGGAAACAGCGCCATCCGCCTTGCTTCAGTGCAGGGGCACATCGCCACACTTCCCAACGCCAAAGACGCCGACATCAAAGCCGCCTTGCGCGCCAAGGACGACCCGGGCAACCCCGTTTGCCGTACTTTCAACCGCTGGGGTGGTACCTTTGGCTCGGTGGTAATGACCCTCACGGGCAATCCCAAACTGCAAATCACTGCCGGGCCACCGGATGAGTCGGAGTACAAAGAAGTGCAGTTTAGTAAGAGTCAAAGAAAAACCGAATAA
- a CDS encoding ATP-binding protein — MKFSIEESGIPESIHNKIFQPFFTTKPTGQGTGLGLSLAYDIVTKGHGGR; from the coding sequence ATGAAATTCAGCATCGAAGAAAGCGGTATCCCCGAATCCATCCACAACAAAATCTTCCAACCCTTCTTCACCACCAAACCGACCGGGCAAGGGACAGGTTTGGGGCTGAGTTTGGCGTATGATATTGTGACGAAGGGGCATGGGGGACGCTAA